Proteins co-encoded in one Myxococcus xanthus genomic window:
- a CDS encoding DUF3943 domain-containing protein: MRHSQWCGRRGPAARWRKVALLVSLLPSLAQAAEFPADAPRAEDEEAAAPPPRPRQFWWALGEVTAINLTVWGFNRYIMNKDFARVGLDAWRTNFEMGFVWDKDDFSTNQFAHPYHGSTYFNAARDHGFNYWGAMGFTLVGSLQWELFAENHLPSYNDLINTTMGGWAHGEVIYRLSSMLLDQRATGTRRVAREVSAGLLNPIRGFNRVVRGDAWRSAPTPKDWQPPVFAVLARTGYLNIDAGTTLNQFFAELDLRYGDAVRFPVDTPFDAFNMGVQFTTGENRLISRAEVKGALAMLPLENSGNERVLLGAFQHFDYNDTQAYELGGQSIGAGLVYRYLTQGGRELRLALHLRGVVLAGITSEYADKVGRDYDYGPGLGFHFEASYGRWPWEYLKLHAGSTWLHTLNGADGNHLVHEGTLLLDVPLFANLGLGASFTFFERNSFFRDFDTVSRGVPQARVFLSVH; the protein is encoded by the coding sequence ATGCGTCACAGCCAGTGGTGCGGCCGGCGCGGACCCGCGGCGCGATGGCGGAAGGTGGCGCTGCTGGTGTCCCTGCTGCCCTCGCTCGCCCAGGCGGCGGAGTTTCCCGCGGATGCGCCACGCGCCGAGGACGAGGAGGCCGCCGCCCCACCTCCCCGGCCTCGCCAGTTCTGGTGGGCCCTGGGTGAAGTGACGGCCATCAACCTCACGGTGTGGGGCTTCAACCGATACATCATGAACAAGGACTTTGCCCGGGTCGGACTGGACGCATGGCGAACCAACTTCGAAATGGGATTCGTCTGGGACAAGGATGATTTCAGTACCAATCAGTTCGCGCACCCCTACCACGGCAGCACGTACTTCAACGCCGCCCGGGACCATGGCTTCAACTACTGGGGCGCCATGGGCTTCACCCTGGTGGGCAGCCTCCAGTGGGAGTTGTTCGCCGAGAACCATCTGCCCTCCTACAACGACCTCATCAACACCACGATGGGTGGGTGGGCCCATGGAGAGGTCATCTACCGGCTGTCCTCCATGCTGCTGGACCAGCGCGCCACGGGAACCCGGCGCGTCGCCCGCGAGGTGAGCGCGGGGTTGCTCAATCCCATCCGAGGCTTCAACCGCGTGGTGCGCGGGGATGCCTGGCGCAGCGCGCCCACCCCAAAGGACTGGCAGCCGCCCGTGTTCGCCGTGCTGGCGCGCACCGGCTACCTGAACATCGACGCGGGCACGACGCTGAACCAGTTCTTCGCGGAGCTGGACCTGCGCTACGGCGATGCCGTGCGCTTCCCGGTGGACACGCCCTTCGACGCCTTCAACATGGGCGTGCAGTTCACCACCGGCGAAAACCGACTCATCAGCCGCGCCGAGGTGAAGGGCGCGCTGGCGATGCTCCCGCTGGAGAACAGTGGGAACGAGCGCGTGCTGCTCGGCGCCTTCCAGCACTTCGACTACAACGACACGCAGGCCTACGAGCTGGGCGGTCAGTCGATCGGCGCAGGGCTCGTGTACCGGTACCTGACGCAGGGGGGCCGTGAGCTGCGCCTGGCGCTTCATCTGCGAGGCGTGGTGCTCGCAGGCATCACGTCCGAGTACGCGGACAAGGTGGGCCGCGACTACGACTACGGCCCGGGCCTGGGCTTCCACTTCGAGGCGTCCTACGGGCGCTGGCCCTGGGAGTACCTCAAGCTGCACGCGGGCAGCACGTGGCTGCACACGCTCAACGGCGCGGACGGCAACCACCTGGTGCATGAGGGCACCTTGCTGCTGGACGTGCCGTTGTTCGCCAACCTGGGCCTGGGCGCCAGCTTCACCTTCTTCGAGCGAAACAGCTTCTTCCGCGACTTCGATACCGTCTCACGCGGAGTCCCGCAGGCCCGGGTGTTCCTCTCCGTGCACTGA
- a CDS encoding GNAT family N-acetyltransferase codes for MPAMLQAFQNITTERLLLRAVRDSDLDDVFALHADPETNRFSVSGPMPSLDVARKQLALWLDDWSRHGVGYWVVVRREAPGDVVGFGGVRHKVLEGRTVLNLAYRFTPRSWGTGYATEMARTALALAQRHLPDVPVVAIIHRDNEASLRVAERSGMRFERVIDYEGTPSRLYVPAPP; via the coding sequence TTGCCAGCCATGCTCCAGGCATTTCAGAACATCACCACAGAACGCCTGCTGCTTCGCGCCGTGCGCGACAGCGATTTGGACGACGTGTTCGCCCTGCATGCGGATCCGGAGACGAACCGGTTCAGCGTTTCCGGCCCCATGCCCTCGTTGGACGTCGCGAGGAAGCAACTGGCGCTGTGGCTGGACGACTGGTCCCGTCACGGCGTGGGCTACTGGGTGGTGGTGCGGCGCGAAGCCCCGGGTGACGTCGTGGGCTTCGGTGGCGTGCGCCACAAGGTGCTCGAAGGACGCACGGTGCTGAACCTCGCCTATCGCTTCACGCCCCGGAGCTGGGGCACCGGGTATGCGACGGAGATGGCCCGCACGGCCCTGGCGCTGGCCCAGCGTCACCTGCCCGACGTGCCCGTGGTCGCCATCATCCACCGGGACAATGAGGCATCCCTCCGCGTCGCGGAGCGCAGCGGAATGCGCTTCGAGCGCGTCATCGACTACGAGGGCACACCCAGCCGGCTCTACGTGCCCGCCCCGCCGTAA
- a CDS encoding protealysin inhibitor emfourin, with product MRIELKREGGPAYFPGLARPRVVDLTSLPPEQAEALRHSVQAARFFELPPVVGTLPPGAADARRFTVTVEEEGRRHTVQFIEPVEEPRLHDLLEQVTKAERAQRRGARPGTPG from the coding sequence ATGCGCATCGAACTCAAGCGTGAAGGCGGGCCGGCCTACTTCCCTGGGCTGGCTCGGCCAAGAGTGGTGGACCTGACGAGCCTGCCACCAGAGCAGGCGGAGGCGCTGCGGCACAGTGTCCAGGCCGCCCGCTTCTTCGAACTGCCTCCCGTTGTGGGCACCCTGCCTCCAGGCGCCGCGGATGCCCGCCGGTTCACCGTGACCGTGGAGGAGGAGGGGCGGCGGCATACCGTCCAGTTCATCGAGCCCGTGGAGGAGCCACGGCTCCATGACCTGCTGGAGCAGGTGACGAAGGCGGAGAGGGCGCAGCGCCGCGGCGCTCGGCCAGGCACGCCTGGGTGA
- a CDS encoding M4 family metallopeptidase yields MFHPTRHRHSIHCILPPYLARSIAENGTSEQRERVLRTLSTDSTFRALRLAGSRTTPSTLVTRPRAMMVESALHRTIYDLRNSEAFPGTPVRFEGQEATDDIAVTEAYDGLGDTYNFFWEIFGRSSIDGDGMPLQAFVHYGNTYDNAFWDGRRMVFGDGDGDLFNRFTICLDIIAHELAHGVTEDEGPLWYFRQAGALNESMSDVFGSLVRQMKLKQKADAADWLIGKELLTGNVEGVALRSMKNPGTAFDDDVLGKDPQPGHMKDYVHTWEDNGGGHINSGIPNRAFYLVASHLGGYAWERAGRIWYDAIRDSHIKPDMGFLDFARITVMSATRLFGAGEEEDAVREAWEQVGIRVARSGVRMPAFVGAVTQPSPQAGRAPRA; encoded by the coding sequence ATGTTCCACCCAACACGACACCGGCACTCCATTCACTGCATCCTGCCGCCATACCTGGCTCGCTCCATCGCGGAGAACGGCACCAGCGAACAACGTGAGCGCGTCCTGCGGACGCTTTCCACGGATTCGACGTTCCGTGCGCTCCGGCTCGCGGGGAGCAGAACGACCCCGTCGACGCTCGTCACCCGTCCCAGGGCGATGATGGTGGAATCCGCGCTGCATCGGACCATCTACGACTTGAGGAACAGTGAGGCGTTTCCTGGCACGCCTGTTCGCTTCGAGGGACAGGAGGCGACGGACGACATCGCCGTCACTGAGGCCTATGACGGCCTGGGAGACACCTACAACTTCTTCTGGGAGATTTTCGGGCGCAGTTCCATCGACGGAGATGGGATGCCGCTGCAGGCCTTCGTCCATTACGGGAACACCTACGACAACGCCTTCTGGGATGGCCGGCGCATGGTGTTCGGGGATGGGGACGGCGACCTCTTCAACCGCTTCACCATCTGCCTGGACATCATCGCGCACGAACTCGCGCACGGTGTCACCGAGGACGAGGGGCCGCTCTGGTACTTCCGCCAGGCGGGCGCGCTCAACGAGTCCATGTCCGACGTCTTCGGCTCGCTGGTGCGCCAGATGAAGCTCAAGCAGAAGGCGGATGCGGCGGACTGGCTCATCGGCAAGGAACTCCTCACCGGCAACGTGGAGGGAGTCGCGCTGCGCTCCATGAAGAATCCGGGGACGGCCTTCGATGACGACGTGCTGGGCAAGGACCCTCAGCCCGGGCACATGAAGGACTACGTCCATACGTGGGAGGACAACGGGGGGGGGCACATCAACTCCGGTATCCCCAACCGGGCGTTCTACCTGGTTGCGTCGCACCTGGGCGGCTACGCCTGGGAGCGGGCGGGGCGCATCTGGTACGACGCCATTCGCGACTCACACATCAAGCCCGACATGGGCTTCCTCGACTTTGCGCGCATCACCGTGATGTCCGCGACGCGCTTGTTCGGCGCGGGAGAGGAGGAAGACGCGGTCCGGGAGGCCTGGGAGCAGGTGGGCATCCGCGTCGCCCGGTCTGGTGTCCGCATGCCCGCGTTCGTCGGCGCCGTCACCCAGCCTTCGCCACAAGCGGGGCGCGCCCCCAGGGCGTGA